GAGCTTGCGACCCTCTTCATCGACCACGAGGAAGGCCGGGATGCGCGGGAAGCGCTGGGTCTGCGCGTCATATTGGTCGAGCGGGCGGTGGCCGGTGTCCTGCAGATAGGGCTGGTACTCGTTCATGAAGCGCCGGCCCTGCCGGTCGAGCACGATCCAGGACATGCGCACATCCGGCGCCTTCACGCCGGGCGTCCAGTCCGGCACCTTCTTGACGCGCAGGCCGTAGGGATAGGCAGGGTCCGGGTGGCGGAAGCCGTAGGAGCCGTGGAAGTGCCACATGTGCCAGAGGTCGGCCCCGGCCGCCTGCGCCATGCGGATGCCGTCGCCGGTGTTGCCGGTCGTGGCGACGGGAAGCACCGGGCGGATCTGCCAATATTTGCGCTGGAGTTCCGGCGAGGCCTCGAAGCCGCCGGAGGCGAGGATCACCCCGCGCCGGGCGGCGATGCGCTTCAGCGTGCCGCCGCTGCGCACCTCGGCGCCGAGCACCGCGCCGCCCTCGCCGAGGATCAGCTTCTCCGCCGCCGTATTCAGCCGAACCTCGATGCCGCGCGCCCGCACATTGTCATGCACCAGCTTGAACACGTTCGGCCCGCGCAACCGGCCGCGCACCTGCGGGTATTCCGTGCGCGGGTCGAAGCCGGGGATGGAGAGCACCTCCACCGTGCCGAAGCCGTCATAGCCGGGGAACGGGTAGTTGGCCGGGCGTCGATGCACCGCGATCTCCGCGCCATTCACCTTGGCGAGGTCGCGGAAATAGCCTTCCAGCCCGGCCATGCCCTCCGCCACCGCGTCGAGCACATCGTCCGGCACGTCCGGCCCGACCGTCTCGCGCAGATAGGCGCGCGCGCCCGCCGGCTCGACGATGGTGCGGATGCCGCCACCGGCGCAGATCGAGATCCCGCCGGGATCGGGCTGCTTCTCGATCAGCAGCACGCGGGCTCCGGCATCATGCGCCGCGATGGCAGAGGCGCCGCCGGCAAAGCCGAAGCCGATGACGAGGACGTCCCAGACCTCGTCAAAGCGGTCGGGAGAGGAAGAGCGCAGAGTCATGACGTGTCTCGGCTAGCTGATGGAGGCCGTCTTCTTGACGGTGAACAGGCGGATGAAGGCCAGCATCGACAGGCTGACCACGACGATGATCACCGCCAGCGCGGCGGCGAGTTCGACCGCCCCGTCCTCAATGAACTGGAGCACCACGGTGGGCATCACCTGGGTGTCCGACTGGGCGAGGATCGCCGACATGGAGAGCTCGCGCAGGCTGAGTGAGAAGACGAGCACCCAGGCGATGCCGACCGAGCCGCGCACCAGAGGGAAGGTCACGTCCTTGATGGAGCGCAGCCAGCCCGCGCCGGAGATGCGCGCGGCTTCCTCCAGATCGGTGGAGAGTTGCTGGATGCCGTTGCGCACCAGCACGAAGGCGATCGGCAGCAGCTTGCCGGCATAGGCGACGAGGATGAGCGTCAGCGTGCCGTAGAACAGGTCGACATAGCCCATGAGGATTCCCACCGCATAAGCGATGGACGGGAAGCCATAGGCGATCATCACGAGGAAGCTGATCAGCTCCCGACCAAAGAAGCGGAAGCGCTCCACCACCCAGCCAAGCACGAGGCCGAGCGTGGCGCACACCGTCGCGGCGGCCAGCGCCAGCAGCATGGAATGTAGGATCGAGGCGCGGGCGGCGAAATTCTCGTCGAAGATCAGCGCGTAGTGCTTGCCGACGAGATTGGCGAGGCTGATCGGCGCGCCGAAGGAGGACAGCACGGAGAGCAGCAGCAGCGCGCCGACCGGAAGGATGGCCGTCACCAGCGCGACGATAATGCAGAAGCCGCCCGCCAGCCAGCGCCAGCGACCGAGCTTGACGATCTGCTCCGGCGTCGCCTTGCCGGTGAGGGTGCGGAAATTCTCCGCCCGCACCGCGTATTTCTGGATCAGCAGGCTGATGGCGGTGAAGATCAGGATCGGCATCGCCACCGCCGCCGCATAGTTGAACTGCGGCGGGAATTTCAGCAGGTCGTAGATCTTGGTGGTGATGACCGAGAAATTGGCCATCGTACCGATCGCCGCCGGCGCGCCGAAGGAGGAGAGCGCGTCGAGCATCACCAGGATGATGGCGGAGAGGATGGCCGGGCGCACCATCGGCAGGGTGATGGTGAGCGTGGTACGCCAGCGGTTGGCGCCGAGAATACGGGCGGCCTGCTCGTGGCTGGCGTCGATATTGTTCAGCGCCGCGTTCACCGCGAAGAACACCAGCGGGTAGACACCGACGATCTCGATGAAGACGAGGCCGGTGAAGCTCATGATGTTGAGCGGCGCGCTGCTGAAGCCGAGATAGCCGGTCGCGAGCTTGTTGAGGTAGCCGGAATTCGGTGCGGCGAGGAAAATCCACGAGATCACCGAGATGAAGGTCGGGATCACGAAGGAGATGCCGGCCGCGAGCGTCACCAGCGACTTGCCGGGCGCGTCGGTGCGGGCCACCAGCCAGGCGAGGGGGATACCGAGCGCGCAGGCGCCGGCGGTCACGAAGAAGACCAGCCAGCCGGAATTCACCGTCGCCTGCCACATGCCCCGGCGGGCAAACGCCTTCTCGAAGGTCTCGAAGGTCAGGTGGCCCTTGGCGTCGACCAGGCTATAGCCGGTCAGCAGCGCCAGCGGGTAGGCGATCAGCGCCAGCAGGATGGCGATGGACAGGCCGATAACCAGGAAGCGCACCGGCTGGAGCGCGGAGACGCGGCGGAGCAGGCGGCTTCCGGCGGAGGCGCCGTGCGGGGCGTGGCGCTCCGTGAGCGCGGTGCCGGGGAAGCTGATCTCGCTCATGCCACCACCCAGGCGCTGCCGGGGCGGGCCCAGAGCTGGGCACGTCCCTCCGGGAAGGTGCCGCGCCGGCGCGACTGCACGCGCAGCAGCGTCTCGCCCGCCGCGAGCTTCAGCTCGTAATGTTCGCCGAGGAAGGATTCGCTGATGAAGGCTGCACCGATGGCCTGCTCCACGCCCGGATCGTCCGGCGCCTCCAGCTTGATGTCCTGCGGGCGCAGCAGCACACTCGCCCGGCTGCCGGCGGCGGCGTTGGCCAGCCAGGCTTGGGGCGCGCGGCTCCAGATCCGTCCGCCGATGTCGAGCGCCACCAGTACACGCTCGCCCGCGCGGTCCACCGAGACAATGTCGCCGTCCAGAAGATTGGCGATGCCGATGAAGCTGCCGACGAAGCGGGTCGCCGGGGTGCGATACACCTCCTCGGGCGTGCCGATCTGCTCGATGCGGCCCTTGTTCATCACCACGATGCGGTCGGCGAGCACGAGGGCCTCGTCCTGATCGTGAGTGACATAGAGCGTGGTGATGCCGAGGTTTTTCTGCAGCTCGCGCAGCTCGAAGCGCATCTCCTCACGCAGCGAGGCGTCGAGGTTCGACAGCGGTTCGTCGAGCAGCAGCAGCGAGGGCTTGGTGGCGAGCGCGCGGGCGAGCGCGACGCGCTGCTGCTGGCCACCGGACAGCTCGGCCGGGAAGCGATTGGCCAGCGGGGCGAGCTGCACCAGATCGAGCACGGCCGCGACCTCGGCCTTGATCTCGGCCCGCCGCCGGCCGGCAACTTCGAGGCCATAGGCCACATTGTCGGCCACCGTCTTGTGCGGCCAGATCGCGTAGGTCTGGAACACCATGCCAAGGCGGCGCTTCTCCGGCGGCAGCACGAAGCTGGCGCTGGAGGAGAGCACGCCGTCGAGATGCACCTCGCCGCCATCGGGCTGGAGGAAGCCGGCGACCATGCGCAGCGTCGTCGTCTTGCCGCAGCCACTCGGTCCCAGCAGCACCACGCTCTCTCCCGGCGCGACCTTGAGGTCGATACCGTTGACGGCGGCCGTGTCGCCCAGCGCTTTGCGCAGATTGCGCAGTTCGAGACGGGCCGGCGCCTGCGTCGCCGGAGTGGCGGATGCAAGGTCGGCGGCAAAGGCGAGGGTGGTGGCGGGCACGGCAGTCTCCGTCAGATCAGGCACGG
Above is a window of Ancylobacter sp. WKF20 DNA encoding:
- a CDS encoding ABC transporter ATP-binding protein, with the protein product MPATTLAFAADLASATPATQAPARLELRNLRKALGDTAAVNGIDLKVAPGESVVLLGPSGCGKTTTLRMVAGFLQPDGGEVHLDGVLSSSASFVLPPEKRRLGMVFQTYAIWPHKTVADNVAYGLEVAGRRRAEIKAEVAAVLDLVQLAPLANRFPAELSGGQQQRVALARALATKPSLLLLDEPLSNLDASLREEMRFELRELQKNLGITTLYVTHDQDEALVLADRIVVMNKGRIEQIGTPEEVYRTPATRFVGSFIGIANLLDGDIVSVDRAGERVLVALDIGGRIWSRAPQAWLANAAAGSRASVLLRPQDIKLEAPDDPGVEQAIGAAFISESFLGEHYELKLAAGETLLRVQSRRRGTFPEGRAQLWARPGSAWVVA
- a CDS encoding FAD-dependent oxidoreductase, which gives rise to MTLRSSSPDRFDEVWDVLVIGFGFAGGASAIAAHDAGARVLLIEKQPDPGGISICAGGGIRTIVEPAGARAYLRETVGPDVPDDVLDAVAEGMAGLEGYFRDLAKVNGAEIAVHRRPANYPFPGYDGFGTVEVLSIPGFDPRTEYPQVRGRLRGPNVFKLVHDNVRARGIEVRLNTAAEKLILGEGGAVLGAEVRSGGTLKRIAARRGVILASGGFEASPELQRKYWQIRPVLPVATTGNTGDGIRMAQAAGADLWHMWHFHGSYGFRHPDPAYPYGLRVKKVPDWTPGVKAPDVRMSWIVLDRQGRRFMNEYQPYLQDTGHRPLDQYDAQTQRFPRIPAFLVVDEEGRKLYPLGQTVLNDRTVEPYEWSDDNLKEVEIGILKRADSVEELAALIGADVATVTDSLARWNAAVAAGEDRDHARPSGSLFPVTNPPFYVGELWPVVSNTQGGPAHDAHQRVVNAHGEPIPRLYAAGELGSIWGFLYLGAGNLAECFVTGQIAGRDAARQRPWASAPELTAA
- a CDS encoding iron ABC transporter permease; this encodes MSEISFPGTALTERHAPHGASAGSRLLRRVSALQPVRFLVIGLSIAILLALIAYPLALLTGYSLVDAKGHLTFETFEKAFARRGMWQATVNSGWLVFFVTAGACALGIPLAWLVARTDAPGKSLVTLAAGISFVIPTFISVISWIFLAAPNSGYLNKLATGYLGFSSAPLNIMSFTGLVFIEIVGVYPLVFFAVNAALNNIDASHEQAARILGANRWRTTLTITLPMVRPAILSAIILVMLDALSSFGAPAAIGTMANFSVITTKIYDLLKFPPQFNYAAAVAMPILIFTAISLLIQKYAVRAENFRTLTGKATPEQIVKLGRWRWLAGGFCIIVALVTAILPVGALLLLSVLSSFGAPISLANLVGKHYALIFDENFAARASILHSMLLALAAATVCATLGLVLGWVVERFRFFGRELISFLVMIAYGFPSIAYAVGILMGYVDLFYGTLTLILVAYAGKLLPIAFVLVRNGIQQLSTDLEEAARISGAGWLRSIKDVTFPLVRGSVGIAWVLVFSLSLRELSMSAILAQSDTQVMPTVVLQFIEDGAVELAAALAVIIVVVSLSMLAFIRLFTVKKTASIS